From Halorubrum salinarum, the proteins below share one genomic window:
- a CDS encoding VOC family protein translates to MSDPTAHHVGVTVADLDRAVEFYAETFDLDVVAEFAVGGDAFAEAVAVEGAAAAFAHLDAGDAIVELVEYDPADEAAPGDAPDLNRPGATHLGLTVDDVEAFHAGLADGVETLSPPRTTESGTTVLFVRDPEGNLIEVLDA, encoded by the coding sequence GTGTCCGACCCAACCGCGCACCACGTCGGCGTCACCGTCGCCGACCTCGACCGCGCCGTCGAGTTCTACGCCGAGACGTTCGACCTCGATGTCGTCGCCGAGTTCGCCGTCGGCGGCGACGCCTTCGCCGAGGCGGTCGCCGTCGAGGGCGCCGCGGCCGCGTTCGCGCACCTCGACGCCGGGGACGCGATCGTCGAACTCGTCGAATACGACCCGGCCGACGAGGCGGCCCCCGGGGACGCTCCCGACCTGAACCGCCCCGGCGCGACTCACCTCGGGCTCACGGTCGACGACGTCGAGGCGTTTCACGCGGGGCTCGCCGACGGCGTGGAGACGCTGAGCCCGCCGCGGACGACAGAGAGCGGGACGACCGTCCTGTTCGTCCGGGACCCGGAGGGGAACCTGATCGAGGTGCTCGACGCCTGA
- a CDS encoding transporter, which translates to MRTSTIVVLIGVALFLLPVPGTFILGALVVLAGLAARLFGL; encoded by the coding sequence ATGAGAACCTCGACGATCGTGGTCCTGATCGGCGTCGCCCTGTTCCTCCTCCCGGTCCCGGGCACGTTCATCCTCGGCGCGCTGGTCGTGCTCGCCGGGCTCGCCGCCCGCCTGTTCGGGCTCTGA
- a CDS encoding 2,5-diamino-6-(ribosylamino)-4(3H)-pyrimidinone 5'-phosphate reductase produces the protein MYVVVNAAQSVDGKLATRRREQLRISGPEDFDRVDRVRAAADAVLVGVGTVLADDPHLTLDEEDRRVERLRNGRPGDPARVVIDSTGRTPTDARILDDAAATYLLVSAATDRERREALADAGAEVIVAGEERVDVAEGVDRLAERGIDRLMVEGGGEVIFSCFEAGVVDELHVYVGSLVIGGRDAPTLADGAGFTEGFPDLTLTGTERFDDGIVLSYAVEEDGES, from the coding sequence ATGTACGTGGTCGTCAACGCGGCCCAGAGCGTCGACGGGAAGCTCGCCACCCGCCGCCGGGAGCAGCTCCGCATCTCCGGCCCCGAGGACTTCGACCGGGTCGACCGCGTCAGGGCGGCCGCGGACGCGGTGCTCGTCGGGGTCGGGACCGTCCTCGCGGACGACCCGCACCTCACGCTCGACGAGGAGGACCGCCGCGTCGAGCGCCTCCGGAACGGGCGGCCCGGCGACCCGGCCCGCGTCGTGATCGACTCGACCGGGCGGACGCCGACCGACGCACGGATCTTAGACGACGCAGCCGCGACGTACCTGCTCGTCTCGGCCGCGACCGACCGGGAGCGCCGCGAGGCGCTCGCCGACGCGGGCGCCGAGGTGATCGTGGCCGGCGAGGAGCGCGTCGACGTCGCCGAGGGGGTCGATCGGCTCGCCGAGCGGGGGATCGACCGCCTGATGGTGGAGGGCGGCGGCGAGGTGATCTTCTCGTGTTTCGAGGCCGGCGTCGTCGACGAGCTACACGTCTACGTCGGGTCGCTCGTAATCGGCGGCCGCGACGCGCCCACCCTCGCGGACGGCGCGGGCTTCACCGAGGGGTTCCCCGACCTGACGCTGACGGGCACGGAGCGGTTCGACGACGGGATCGTCCTCTCGTACGCGGTGGAGGAGGACGGCGAGTCGTAG